From one Parambassis ranga chromosome 5, fParRan2.1, whole genome shotgun sequence genomic stretch:
- the gc2 gene encoding retinal guanylyl cyclase 2: protein MSEIRVVVLCMHSALIGGTVQRLLLETAYDMQMIDGSLVFVPYDTLLYSLPYHNVTYPALKSNRKLLRAYDSVLTITIDSPQVSFYDAYREAMERGEVARTLKPQQVSPLFGTIYNSVLFMAHAVHHVRESGQWMSGGNLARQTRNLAFQGFSHPIKTDSSGAVLLDYIVLDTDGYYWELMPTHRVDMEIGMVRFLGRDIHFPRGYGPRKDAPCWFTPGVICSGGVDLVSTITMFIGMISASVFATTFLYCTRRRISQIRLVKGPNKILLTLADVTFINPSLSNKKLSLTDSTASGMRSTSERSLASPVSTQTPATYENSNVVIYEGDWAWLKRLPDGTFSHITHKTSDVFELMKDMRHENVNPFQGFFHDCGVFAIITEFCSRGSLEDLLLNEDVKLDWMFKSSLLLDLIKGMRYLHHRGVCHTRLKSRNCVVDGRFVLKITDFGYNEILESQRFPYVEPRAEELLWTAPEILRSGQPGLHGTPSGDVYSFAIIMQEVVIRGPPFCMLDLSDTDIIEKLRKPPPLCRPVVSPDYAPLECIQLMKQCWSEQPEKRPPFDEIFDQFKNINKGKKTNIIDSMLRMLEQYSSNLEELIRERTEELEIEKQKTEKLLTQMLPPSVAESLKSRGTVEPEHFDSVTLYFSDIVGFTTISANSEPIEVVDLLNDLYTIFDAIIGNHDVYKVETIGDAYMVASGIPVRNGNRHAAEIANMSLDILSAVGTFKMRHMPDVPVRIRIGLHSGSCVAGVVGLTMPRYCLFGDTVTTASRMESSGMPYRIHVHESTVKLLNDLNLGYKVVLRGRTEVRGKGIEETYWLVGRDGFTKPLPVPPEIKSR from the exons ATGAGTGAAATACGAG TTGTGGTCCTGTGCATGCACTCAGCACTGATCGGCGGTACGGTCCAGAGGCTCCTCTTGGAGACGGCCTACGACATGCAGATGATCGACGGCTCCCTGGTGTTTGTGCCCTACGACACCCTGCTCTACAGCCTGCCCTACCACAACGTGACATATCCGGCTCTGAAGAGTAACAGGAAACTGCTGCGAGCTTACGACTCTGTTCTGACTATCACCATCGACTCGCCCCAGGTGTCATTCTACGATGCCTACAGGGAGGCCATGGAGAGGGGGGAGGTGGCGAGGACGCTAAAACCCCAGCAG gtgTCCCCTCTGTTTGGTACCATCTACAACTCTGTGCTGTTCATGGCTCATGCAGTACATCATGTGCGGGAGTCCGGACAGTGGATGTCTGGTGGAAACCTGGCGCGACAAACCCGCAACCTCGCATTCCAG GGCTTTAGCCACCCGATCAAAACCGACAGCTCTGGAGCAGTTCTACTAGACTACATCGTACTGGATACAGACGGATACTACTGGGAGCTGATGCCAACGCACAG GGTCGACATGGAGATCGGGATGGTGCGCTTCCTTGGGCGAGACATCCACTTTCCACGAGGTTACGGGCCCAGGAAGGACGCCCCCTGTTGGTTTACACCAGGAGTCATCTGCTCAGGCG GTGTGGATCTGGTCTCAACCATCACCATGTTCATTGGGATGATCAGCGCTTCTGTGTTTGCCACGACTTTCCTTTACTGCACCAG gcGACGCATCAGTCAGATTCGATTGGTCAAAGGTCCAAACAAGATCTTACTGACTCTGGCTGATGTCACGTTCATAAACCCGTCTCTCAGCAACAAG AAGCTCAGTCTGACTGACAGCACGGCCAGCGGCATGAGGAGCACCTCTGAACGCAGCCTCGCCTCACCTGTCTCCACCCAAACGCCAGCCACTTATGAAAACTCCAATGTGGTCATTTATGAG GGGGACTGGGCATGGCTGAAGAGACTTCCTGATGGGACATTTagccacatcacacacaaaaccagTGATGTATTTGAGCTG ATGAAGGACATGCGTCACGAGAACGTCAACCCTTTCCAGGGCTTCTTCCATGACTGTGGCGTATTCGCCATCATCACCGAGTTCTGCTCCCGTGGCAGCctggaggacctgctgctgaacGAAGACGTGAAACTCGACTGGATGTTCAAGTCGTCTCTGCTGCTGGATCTTATCAAG GGTATGAGGTACCTCCACCACCGTGGGGTCTGTCACACCCGTCTGAAGTCACGTAACTGTGTGGTAGACGGACGTTTCGTCCTGAAGATCACCGACTTTGGTTACAATGAGATCCTGGAGTCTCAGAGGTTTCCTTATGTCGAACCACGTGCGGAGG AGTTGCTGTGGACGGCTCCAGAGATCCTTAGGAGTGGACAACCGGGCCTCCACGGGACTCCGTCTGGTGACGTGTACAGTTTTGCCATCATCATGCAGGAGGTGGTGATCAGAGGGCCACCGTTCTGCATGCTGGATCTGTCAGACACAG ATATTATAGAGAAGCTGCGtaaacctcctcctctgtgtcggCCCGTGGTCAGTCCGGACTACGCTCCACTAGAGTGCATCCAGCTGATGAAACAGTGCTGGAGCGAGCAGCCAGAGAAGAGGCCACCCTTTGATGAGATCTTTGACCAG TTTAAGAACATCAACAAAGGGAAGAAGACCAACATCATAGACTCCATGCTCCGGATGCTGGAGCAGTACTCGTCCAACCTGGAGGAGCTGATCAGAGAGCggacagaggagctggagatcgagaaacagaagacagagaagCTGCTGACACAGATGTTGCCTCC gtctgtggCAGAATCTTTGAAGTCGCGCGGAACAGTTGAACCAGAACACTTTGACAGCGTGACGCTCTACTTCAGCGACATTGTCGGTTTCACCACCATCTCTGCCAACAGTGAACCCATTGAGGTGGTCGACCTACTCAATGACCTATACACGATCTTCGACGCCATCATCGGAAACCATGATGTCTACAAG GTGGAGACGATCGGCGATGCGTACATGGTGGCGTCAGGGATCCCCGTCCGTAACGGCAACCGCCACGCTGCAGAGATAGCCAACATGTCTCTTGACATCCTGAGTGCCGTGGGGACATTCAAAATGAGACACATGCCTGACGTTCCGGTCAGGATACGCATTGGGTTGCACTCAG gttcATGTGTAGCGGGTGTGGTTGGTCTCACTATGCCTCGTTACTGTCTCTTTGGAGACACCGTCACCACCGCCTCCCGTATGGAGTCCAGCGGGATGC CCTACAGGATCCATGTCCACGAGAGTACGGTGAAGCTCCTGAACGACCTGAATCTTGGATACAAGGTGGTGCTGAGAGGCAGGACTGAAGTCCGG gGTAAAGGAATAGAAGAGACCTACTGGCTTGTAGGGAGAGATGGATTTACCAAACCTCTGCCTGTTCCTCCAGAAATCAAGTCCAGGTAG